The Chanodichthys erythropterus isolate Z2021 chromosome 1, ASM2448905v1, whole genome shotgun sequence genome segment tttttcaattaattttattttagcaaccagatatcacttattagacttaataatacacctctttgcggatgtctgcttgcatgagtaatataaataacactcatttttgagagcataaacataacgctggtatcacattcactaacctgtcgctctttaaattctttgtacaaatcgggatgtttgtcggcaagatgcttttgactcccttcgcttgcgttattttgtaacattttgcagacgggctttgtggtATCCGTGGGCTTGCCCGGactgtcggcaatgtaagcaaaataatgccatattttgctttgtgcatCTGCTTTCTCAACAATTTGTGGACAGTCTGCAAGAGCACCTGTATTTGCAGCCATACCTCTCGTTTCATCACCATAAAAAGCAGTTGCGCAGTTGAGAGGAATAAACACGCACTCAATGTGCCTTagaagcagcgcgctgcacgcacactgccccctgctgtcgCACTTTAGGAACTACAGCTGGTACTCAAAGTACgggtactaataaaatgaagaaccgtaCCGTTTCTAAAAGCAGGGCATCGCGATACatttctagtaccggtatatcgtgcaacactagTAGGGCCGTGATTGTTTTGCTGATTTCAAATGACCACATTCTCAGAAATCatttactgcacctttaatgcaaAGCTAACCTTGGAATATAACACTTACACCATGGTTAGTGTAGTCAGAAGTACCGACTTCAgtacctagtcggtactgaaattaaaaaaaaaaaaaaaaaaaaaaaaaaagtgacgctttgagtgctgttgagcggattcgtaaacatctctgattggccgttgttttcacggctcatcTGATAtttctgtgattggcttcaatgatcaacgttGTAAATAGTTAATCTCTTCAccaagcgcttacacagatacacacgggaccgtttgaaagcaggcgtttAATCGCGGACCGATCCACtgttagacgcctgctttcaaacgctcgcgctcccactttcaaattcaaacacttccgtgagctttcaaacgctcctgtgcgttgatcattgtagccaatcacagacatatcagatgagcgcgtcaacacaGTGCCCAAtcaggtgtttacgaatccgctcaacatttttttaaatttcagtaccgataggtacagaattcagtacttttgacaacactaaccACAGTCATTTTATTCTTGATGTTTGCAGCGCAATATTTGATTGGAAGGTTAAAactgattattatttttgtcagtTATGGCTCATTAGACAGCATTCTGCCTGATGTGACTTTTTGCATACATTTATATTCGATAACTCcaaagttaaaaaaacaaaacacacaaaacaaattttATGAAAGTATTTCAAAACTTAAGAAGTCGCACTTGCGAGCATTAAGAATTTCTTTGAATTTTCCGTAAGAAATTTCTTAACTAAATTTCTTAACCAGTCCTCAGAACCTGAAGCATTTCTGCTGACAGACAGCAATGGttgttcacacaaaaataaaagcattttcagTAGAAATAAGAGGCAGTATAATAAATTTATCAACACAAACCTTAGTGATGCGCTTGTATGTTTCCGTGTGGCTGGCCGTCTCGAACGGAGGATTTCCCACCAGACACTCGTAACACAGCACACCGATGCACCACAGATCCACCTTCTCATCGTGAGTGTGACCCTCGATCATCTCCGGCGGAAGATAGTCCAGCGTGCCACACATGGTGCGGCGTCTGAAACACACGGTCATGAGATTCACtacaaacatctaaacattcttaaatcaagatgcatctACTTGAGCAGCAAAATTACTTCAGAAATTAAGTCTTGTTTTGTGGAAAAACAAAGTTTAGatttagcttaaaaaaaaaaaaaaaaaaaaaaaaaggtcagaaaaataaacttaaagcGAAAACCAGATTATTTCTCTGACCTCCATTGGTAGATATGCGTTTTTGTTTGTATCATGGGATGCTTGTTACCGTAGCGACGGCGCATGGACAGACCAGCCGAAGTCTGCGATCTTGAGTTCTCCTCTGAAGCCCAGCAGAAGGTTTTCTGGTTTAATGTCTCTGTGGATCACCTTCTTCTCGTGACAGTAGTGAAGAGCGTCGGCCAACTCCTCCATGTACTAGAAACACACGAGATCAGCGTCAACATCAGCGGCGTACAGACGATAACGGGTGTGTTTGATCACTCACGGTGGCGGTTCGCTGATCATCGAAGCGTCCGCAGCGCTGAAGCTCTTTGTACATCTCGCCGCGCGGCGCGTACTCCAGAATCAGATACACACGCGTGTCGTCGTAGAAGTAGTTGTAGAACTGCAGGATGTTTGGATGCctgttcacacacacagatcaggATCACATGAACCGCTTCTACAGGAAGTAACAGCAGCACACCTGACAAACTCAAACACACACCTGAGGTGCGACTGGATCTCGATCTCTCTCCTCAGCTGATGTTCGACTCCTTCCTTCTCCATCTGAGATTTGAACAGAACCTTCAGAGCCACGATGGTCTTCAGCTTCCGCTCTCTCGCAAGATAAACGTTACCAAACTTTCCCTTTCCGAGAGGACGGCCGATGTCGAAGTCTTTAATGGTGAATTTTCTGGAACAGCagatattattaataaacactgatgttctTGTTCAAGGTT includes the following:
- the aurkb gene encoding aurora kinase B isoform X1 produces the protein MQNKENREPRALQTQAAGEMKSDTHTVTGPGRVPVKSSSKKFTIKDFDIGRPLGKGKFGNVYLARERKLKTIVALKVLFKSQMEKEGVEHQLRREIEIQSHLRHPNILQFYNYFYDDTRVYLILEYAPRGEMYKELQRCGRFDDQRTATYMEELADALHYCHEKKVIHRDIKPENLLLGFRGELKIADFGWSVHAPSLRRRTMCGTLDYLPPEMIEGHTHDEKVDLWCIGVLCYECLVGNPPFETASHTETYKRITKVDLQFPKMVSDGARDLISKLLRHSPSMRLPLKSVIEHPWVKANSRRVLPPVYNPQAVPNH
- the aurkb gene encoding aurora kinase B isoform X2 produces the protein MQAAGEMKSDTHTVTGPGRVPVKSSSKKFTIKDFDIGRPLGKGKFGNVYLARERKLKTIVALKVLFKSQMEKEGVEHQLRREIEIQSHLRHPNILQFYNYFYDDTRVYLILEYAPRGEMYKELQRCGRFDDQRTATYMEELADALHYCHEKKVIHRDIKPENLLLGFRGELKIADFGWSVHAPSLRRRTMCGTLDYLPPEMIEGHTHDEKVDLWCIGVLCYECLVGNPPFETASHTETYKRITKVDLQFPKMVSDGARDLISKLLRHSPSMRLPLKSVIEHPWVKANSRRVLPPVYNPQAVPNH